Proteins encoded within one genomic window of Oncorhynchus mykiss isolate Arlee chromosome 27, USDA_OmykA_1.1, whole genome shotgun sequence:
- the LOC110507537 gene encoding bleomycin hydrolase isoform X1: METGLSQEKIASFVKRLRAEPRYLLAQNVSTCIDPLEVCLHRQTVQDTVHIFQHSIPTEGKPITNQKNSGRCWIFSCLNVMRLPFMKKFNIEEFEFSQSYLFFWDKVERCYYFLQACVETAQRKEPVDGRLVQFLLSNPTNDGGQWDMLVNLIEKYGVIPKKCFPESHSSEASRRMNDILNHKLREYCLRLRNMVASDSTKAELSDAMDTMIEEVFRVASVCLGSPPDSVCWEYRDKDKNFHRMGPLSPQQFYKELVKPLYNIQDKVCLVNDPRPQNPYEKLYSVEFLGNMVGGRNTLYNNQPIQLLKKAAADSIKEGEAVWFGCDVGKHFHGKLGINDMNVFNHELVFGVSVKNLSKSERLIFGDSLMTHAMILTAVTDKQEEKDGGYEKWRVENSWGDDRGNKGYLIMTDEWFSEYVYEVVVDKKYLAPEVLEVMQKEPIVLPAWDPMGALAL, encoded by the exons GTCTGAGTCAGGAGAAGATTGCCTCCTTTGTAAAGCGTTTGCGGGCGGAGCCCAGGTACCTGCTGGCCCAGAATGTGTCCACGTGCATCGACCCGCTGGAGGTGTGTCTGCACAGGCAGACGGTCCAGGACACCGTGCACATATTCCAGCACTCCATCCCCACAGAGGGCAAGCCTATCACCAATCAGAAAAACTCAG GGAGATGCTGGATCTTCTCGTGCCTCAACGTCATGCGCCTTCCCTTCATGAAAAAGTTCAACATCGAAGAGTTTGAGTTCAGTCAATCCTACCTCTTCTTCTGGGACAAG GTGGAGCGGTGCTACTACTTCCTGCAGGCCTGTGTGGAGACAGCCCAGAGGAAGGAGCCTGTGGATGGCAGACTGGTCCAGTTCCTGCTCTCCAATCCCACCAACGACGGCGGCCAGTGGGATATGCTGGTCAACCTCATTG AAAAGTACGGAGTTATCCCAAAGAAATGCTTCCCAGAGTCTCACAGCTCCGAGGCCTCGCGGAGAATGAATGACATCCTCAATCACAAG CTGAGAGAGTACTGTCTAAGACTGCGGAACATGGTGGCCAGTGATTCCACTAAAGCCGAGCTGTCTGACGCCATGGACACCATGATTGAGGAG GTCTTCCGGGTGGCGAGTGTGTGTCTGGGCAGCCCTCCTGACTCCGTTTGTTGGGAGTACAGAGACAAGGACAAGAACTTCCACCGCATGGGCCCCCTGTCCCCTCAGCAGTTCTACAAGGAGCTGGTCAAGCCCCTCTACAACATCCAGGACAAG GTCTGTCTGGTGAATGACCCGCGGCCTCAGAACCCCTATGAGAAGCTGTATAGCGTTGAGTTCCTGGGCAACATGGTGGGAGGACGCAACACTCTGTACAACAACCAGCCCATCCAGCTACTCAAAAAGGCCGCCGCGGACTCCATCAAAGAGGGAGAG GCTGTGTGGTTTGGTTGTGACGTGGGCAAGCATTTCCATGGCAAACTGGGCATCAATGACATGAATGT GTTCAACCATGAGTTGGTGTTCGGGGTGTCCGTAAAGAACCTGTCCAAGTCAGAGAGGCTGATCTTCGGAGACTCCCTCATGACACACGCCATGATCCTCACCGCTGTCACCGACAAg cAGGAGGAAAAGGATGGAGGTTATGAGAAGTGGAGGGTGGAGAACTCCTGGGGGGACGACCGTGGGAATAAAG GTTACCTAATCATGACCGACGAGTGGTTCTCTGAATACGTGTACGAAGTGGTCGTGGACAAGAAGTACCTGGCCCCCGAGGTGCTGGAAGTAATGCAGAAGGAGCCCATCGTCCTTCCTGCCTGGGACCCAATGGGAGCCTTGGCCTTGTAA
- the LOC110507537 gene encoding bleomycin hydrolase isoform X2 → METGLSQEKIASFVKRLRAEPRYLLAQNVSTCIDPLEVCLHRQTVQDTVHIFQHSIPTEGKPITNQKNSGRCWIFSCLNVMRLPFMKKFNIEEFEFSQSYLFFWDKVERCYYFLQACVETAQRKEPVDGRLVQFLLSNPTNDGGQWDMLVNLIEKYGVIPKKCFPESHSSEASRRMNDILNHKLREYCLRLRNMVASDSTKAELSDAMDTMIEEVFRVASVCLGSPPDSVCWEYRDKDKNFHRMGPLSPQQFYKELVKPLYNIQDKVCLVNDPRPQNPYEKLYSVEFLGNMVGGRNTLYNNQPIQLLKKAAADSIKEGEAVWFGCDVGKHFHGKLGINDMNVFNHELVFGVSVKNLSKSERLIFGDSLMTHAMILTAVTDKEEKDGGYEKWRVENSWGDDRGNKGYLIMTDEWFSEYVYEVVVDKKYLAPEVLEVMQKEPIVLPAWDPMGALAL, encoded by the exons GTCTGAGTCAGGAGAAGATTGCCTCCTTTGTAAAGCGTTTGCGGGCGGAGCCCAGGTACCTGCTGGCCCAGAATGTGTCCACGTGCATCGACCCGCTGGAGGTGTGTCTGCACAGGCAGACGGTCCAGGACACCGTGCACATATTCCAGCACTCCATCCCCACAGAGGGCAAGCCTATCACCAATCAGAAAAACTCAG GGAGATGCTGGATCTTCTCGTGCCTCAACGTCATGCGCCTTCCCTTCATGAAAAAGTTCAACATCGAAGAGTTTGAGTTCAGTCAATCCTACCTCTTCTTCTGGGACAAG GTGGAGCGGTGCTACTACTTCCTGCAGGCCTGTGTGGAGACAGCCCAGAGGAAGGAGCCTGTGGATGGCAGACTGGTCCAGTTCCTGCTCTCCAATCCCACCAACGACGGCGGCCAGTGGGATATGCTGGTCAACCTCATTG AAAAGTACGGAGTTATCCCAAAGAAATGCTTCCCAGAGTCTCACAGCTCCGAGGCCTCGCGGAGAATGAATGACATCCTCAATCACAAG CTGAGAGAGTACTGTCTAAGACTGCGGAACATGGTGGCCAGTGATTCCACTAAAGCCGAGCTGTCTGACGCCATGGACACCATGATTGAGGAG GTCTTCCGGGTGGCGAGTGTGTGTCTGGGCAGCCCTCCTGACTCCGTTTGTTGGGAGTACAGAGACAAGGACAAGAACTTCCACCGCATGGGCCCCCTGTCCCCTCAGCAGTTCTACAAGGAGCTGGTCAAGCCCCTCTACAACATCCAGGACAAG GTCTGTCTGGTGAATGACCCGCGGCCTCAGAACCCCTATGAGAAGCTGTATAGCGTTGAGTTCCTGGGCAACATGGTGGGAGGACGCAACACTCTGTACAACAACCAGCCCATCCAGCTACTCAAAAAGGCCGCCGCGGACTCCATCAAAGAGGGAGAG GCTGTGTGGTTTGGTTGTGACGTGGGCAAGCATTTCCATGGCAAACTGGGCATCAATGACATGAATGT GTTCAACCATGAGTTGGTGTTCGGGGTGTCCGTAAAGAACCTGTCCAAGTCAGAGAGGCTGATCTTCGGAGACTCCCTCATGACACACGCCATGATCCTCACCGCTGTCACCGACAAg GAGGAAAAGGATGGAGGTTATGAGAAGTGGAGGGTGGAGAACTCCTGGGGGGACGACCGTGGGAATAAAG GTTACCTAATCATGACCGACGAGTGGTTCTCTGAATACGTGTACGAAGTGGTCGTGGACAAGAAGTACCTGGCCCCCGAGGTGCTGGAAGTAATGCAGAAGGAGCCCATCGTCCTTCCTGCCTGGGACCCAATGGGAGCCTTGGCCTTGTAA